Part of the Solanum pennellii chromosome 10, SPENNV200 genome is shown below.
NNNNNNNNNNNNNNNNNNNNNNNNNNNNNNNNNNNNNNNNNNNNNNNNNNNNNNNNNNNNNNNNNNNNNNNNNNNNNNNNNNNNNNNNNNNNNNNNNNNNNNNNNNNNNNNNNNNNNNNNNNNNNNNNNNNNNNNNNNNNNNNNNNNNNNNNNNNNNNNNNNNNNNNNNNNNNNNNNNNNNNNNNNNNNNNNNNNNNNNNNNNNNNNNNNNNNNNNNNNNNNNNNNNNNNNNNNNNNNNNNNNNNNNNNNNNNNNNNNNNNNNNNNNNNNNNNNNNNNNNNNNNNNNNNNNNNNNNNNNNNNNNNNNNNNNNNNNNNNNNNNNNNNNNNNNNNNNNNNNNNNNNNNNNNNNNNNNNNNNNNNNNNNNNNNNNNNNNNNNNNNNNNNNNNNNNNNNNNNNNNNNNNNNNNNNNNNNNNNNNNNNNNNNNNNNNNNNNNNNNNNNNNNNNNNNNNNNNNNNNNNNNNNNNNNNNNNNNNNNNNNNNNNNNNNNNNTTTTTTTTATTGCTGTTGTTACAAAAATGTTTTTTGTTTGCACGATTTTCCAAGAAAACCTTTtacactttaaaatttaaataaattgatttatgtattGAATAAATTTTCACTCTCGGCTTCTCAATATGATTAAACCATACATCTAAAATTAAGTATGAattttaacattaaagaaaattatcaagaaatcctacaaaataaatattttgaaataataagatGAAGTAAaagatacattattattattttatttagtaaatcAAAAAATTCCATATCTTTTGGGTTAATTTGATtggttataattaatttttgtattccaACAATTTTAAATAGTATCACCACATATGTTCattggttaaattttttttcattttcttgttctACCTTTGTTATGTGAAGAAGTAATAATCACTTAGCCCATATAATCTTAGTAAAGTAATAATAACTTAGCAAACTTCAAATGAAGCCCCATTGCTTGTATGCATAGACACATAACTCTAACATACATTCAAAAATAAGTGGAACCaaaatgtatgtaatgaaatgatgaaccctaggagggttaagtgtgagtgtaagatacactaagtggccaagtgcattggcatacccccaaccttggtgtgtgcttgcatatacccatacatagtacaagtgtgtactaaccctacaaatctatactattttaggtgcagacaCAGGTGGTCGATAGAGTTGCAGGATCTTTGTTGCAGATATacggacgtcagcattcatccagcgtttggtaggtcctcatgctttcgaggatgctactgttttatatTCTAGGGTAgctttagagttgagctagtggagcattttccactagcgtttctttcctgttttgatTCATACTTTGTATTGGGCTATTTTGGCAATTTTACAATTGAGACataatgaactatttctttcagttctttatttctttaatattagatggttgatgatgaacgattataaaatgttaagaatgtttagcaagcatgtttaaataacaaaaagtgtcaaattttccactaaaattaacctatgtaaggCAGgtatgacgtaagtaggcttttttgcgacctcttagaggtcaacaacgccggtctcgtctgggttCTAGATTCCAGTTGTGACACAAATTCTGTTTGTTATAGTTATTTAGTAATAACCTTTCCATGAAATGTGCAGTTACTTtacaaaaaacattaatttaatgGTGCATCACCATAGCTTATAAATTTGACGTTAAAACTTTCCGCAATCATTCTCTATGTACCTCTATGACCTCCCATAAAAAAATCATCACAATAACAGTCTTTAACAgagaaaaataatcaaaatacatGAATTCGTGGTTTCCCTTGAGTTGTAATAAAAAAGTATGTCATGAATTCTtaagtaaacaaataattaaaggtTTTGGCAACGCCGTTACCTTGGCTATCTATATATGTTATTCTCCTTCAATTACTATTTTTGTAACCTTCTCTTATTCTTAGGATGTGAGTGACAAAACCTTGGCTTCCAACACATATAGCTACCTCTAGTTCACTCCCTTTGAAGAACTGTCTAATATACTTGAAACAATAGAGGAGAGAAGGTGATCTAGTGGCTGCTTTGGAAGAAACTAGGTGAAAATAGTTAGAACCCTTAATGGGAAGATTGGGTGGTTGCTTCATCTTAAGAGTAGGAGAGAAATATATGAATTTGAGAGCTTAAAATTTGGATAAGAGAAAAATGagatatttatgtaatttttttgacCTTGATAGGTTTATCGTTTGCCACCTTTCTTATATTTCATCTGCAACCATCACATTTAattaggtgatgcacctacttgtccATTCAAAATATTTCTTGTGGACTTGAAAAGATTGGCACTTGGCTGTGTATTTttccattatattttattcaacttGGGTAAATATAGGTAGTGTACTTGGCCCAATAACATGGTCAAATGTGTCTTAGTAGGTGATGAACCTACTTGGTCCTTTAGCATGTCAATAAGTCAatgtaggtgatgcacctacttgtcacctacTAACTTAGTGAAGTCAAGAAAGCACCTCAATGTTTAATTGCATTTATAGGCAAGAATACCTTTAACATAACTTAAAACTTATATACACTATGTCAATTTTAACTATAGACTCAACTACCATAAAAATATATGGGCTGTTCACTTTAAACCTTTTCTATTGTCACTAGTTGCATAGGAAACAGAGTTCATAATTATACCGCAAGGAAATTTATAAGTGTCTCATAAATAGAACAAGTAAACTTAACGGGTTGTTacaattaaaatcattatttatcaTTCCATGGTATTGTTAACTTCACTACTAGTGGATTATTATAATTTGGGCATCATGATTTGATAACTCTTGTCATGACAAatcatttctttaaaataataaaatttatctttttattttcaattataagcaaatacattattttgattAGTATTAGTACAATAATGGAACATTGATTTACCTTCAAActaatttaggaaaatatttcacTTAGCTTCAAGTAATAGGTTGTtgtatatcatatattaataaaaacaaaattaggtAGGATTTAGTTTATGATACATTTGAAAGTAGATTAAAATTAatactaaatataatttcttctaaaatttgataaaatagtaatgGAATTCTACAAGAAACCTATTTTCTATAAACTTATGACCATGTATTATGGGTACTACTTATTCAAACTTCAACAacactaattcttttccttataTGAAAAGATCGAGTCAAAATATTTGGCTAGTATTAAACCAGATCAAAAAACAACATTAACTTCAAGATAATATACTCTCATTTAAACTTATTCCAAAACAGTTAGTGTTTATATTAAGAAATTCTATAATTCAAACTACCCAAACATtatagaattcaaaatttttatttatatatacaaggGTCAATCTTAGGCAAAGACAACTACAaatacaagaacaacaacaaatacaTTATTTAACAAACACATATATCCTTATATACCTCCTCTTTAGCCATGCCtagaaaaaaagtaatattagCTTTGATTGAAAATGAAACGGAGAGAAAAGTCTCATACAAGAAAAGACTCATAGGGTTGTTGAAAAAGGCAAAAGAACTCAACACTCTTTGTGACATTGAAATGGCTCTTATCGTATATAGTCCTTATAGTGATGAACCTAAGGTGTTTCCCAATCTTGTTGCAGCAATAAATACTTTTCAAAAGTTTAAAGAATTGGAAGCATTGGAGAGATCAAAAAATATGGTCACAAAGGAAGAATTCACCAAGAAAAGAATCAAGAAGTTGCAAAAAAAACTACTAAAGataagaaaggaaaataggaTCAAGGAAATGACAAATGAGATGCATGAAGTGTTGAATGGAAAAATTATTTCCATTGACATGAATCTTTTCTATCTCAATGATCTAAGTTACGTTATTAAGAAGAACCTTCTATTAATACGTAAAATAATGGAAAAGAATGATGGTGACGAGGGGTCTACATCAAATGTCCCTCAATCAACTCCTTCAATAACAATGACATCTATGATGTCTTCCCCAATTATAGATCCTCCATTTACTGCTATGACACCGCAAATGGATCCTTTAGCTGAGATCCCCTCAGTGGGTGCATCAATTCCAATGGATAACTACCAGAACTCTACTGACATTTCACAAAGTCCATCATTTAGTGATTTACTCAACTtgaatgatgatgattttgTCACTTTGTTGGATGACCTTTCACTAAGTAATGCTAGTGATCAAGATTCAAACCCCTCCAATAACAAGTAAAGTCTTTGGACTAGTATATCTCTTCTTTTTAGTattgttttatgtgttcatgTTGTCCCCttcaaaatttatgtcttttagGTTTTGTATGTTTAAGTGTGACATAGGATTCTCTATAGCAGTTTTATTTTGGAAATATAATGAGAGTCGTATGTATGTCGTGTTCgatgaattatttttcaaaattttttatttcaatcacttattaaatttctgaaaatttacatatttgCTAGAttgtgatttatttaattattcatctTTTATTGCTGTTGTGacaaaaatgttttttatttgcACGATTTTCCAAGAAAACCTTTTAcgctttaaaatttaaataaattgatttatgtaATGAATAAATTTTCACTCTCGGCTTCTCAAGATGATTAAACCATACATCTAAAATTAAGTATGAattttaacattaaagaaaattatcaagaaatcctacaaaataaatattttgaaataataagatGAAGTAAaagatacattattattattttatttagtaaatcAAAAAATTCCATATCTTTTGGGTTAATTTGATtggttataattaatttttatattccaACAATTTTAAATAGTATCACCACATATGTTcattggttaatttttttttcattttgttgttcTACCTTTGTTATGTCAAGAAGTTTTTTCCACACGTAACTTGATTGGAAATAATTAACGTATTCAGAAATAAATATTCTTGTTTACTAAACATTTGaacatataaatattcaaaaaggaCAAAGGGTCTTGTATGGTGCATATCAAATACTAATGATAAAATTTGATAGGAAATGGTTCCTTCTAGTGATGTGATATGAAGACGATGGAAAATTATTTTGGCTAGTGAGCTCATATAAAGTCTATGGAAATGGATGCGGCTAATGATGTGATATATAACTTATGGAAAATCGTTCGGCTAGTGATGTGATATAAAACCAATtaatgagaaatagtttcaacTAGTGATATTGTCTTGATGGAAAATGATTCTGGCAAGAGATTAATAATTGATACTTGATGTATTTTATGCTTATTAGTTTCTAAGTGCGTGCCTTAAACGTTTgtcccttattattattatatactaaaagttgagtaataaaaaaaaatgctaaaatttACAATAGTAGTTTTACCATTTATCTTTTATTcactaaataataacaaatatatatgaagaagaacattaaatagatgatatatctggttatttttttgttatcgttCTCTcgttctcttttcttttcatgttGAATAGTGTAATTTCCTTCCTATGATAATATCAATCTTAGTAATTGGttcttaaaaatcatattaaaaatttaattctcaGAGTGCTTTTACATAAATAGTGGAGAATGACTTTTCACTGtgaacttttaattttaaaaatttatgtgtATGAGAAATAGTTAACATTCAATAATTAGGCAGAATAATATCacattatcataaataaaattatatctcTAATGCAAAAGTAGACATTCTAGTTTAGACAATAATTACTACTTAACTATTTATGGGTCCAGCTCCAGTCAATAATCTTTAGATAGGAGTTTGACAATTTTTTAGCTATAGttaaaattttacatcaacAATAAATAGCTAATTATCACAGTAGATAGACGTttgatgcataaaatttataaattctaaaatatttcGTCAGTGTGGTACTTTgtaaatttatgatataaacACTTGGTATATTACGAAACACACTTGGAGCCATCAccataattaatatttcaattatttttatcattatatcaCATATACATCTTCTCTTTAACTTTAGAGAAGTATTGTACACATGATTTATGCAGAGAAAAGAATACtccttttttcataaaatttctcTTAGAATGATTAATATAAATTGACCAATATATGATCAATTTGAGGAATGAATGTTCCAACACATAAATAATAGACTAATAAGATcaataaataatacatataaaagaaaagtttaaataaaaatacaacctcaaaatcacatatatactatGATCCATTCTTTATCTCCAGTTAGTTGGGTCATGTTATTTTAGGATatggattatatatatatatatataNNNNNNNNNNNNNNNNNNNNNNNNNNNNNNNNNNNNNNNNNNNNNNNNNNNNNNNNNNNNNNNNNNNNNNNNNNNNNNNNNNNNNNNNNNNNNNNNNNNNNNNNNNNNNNNNNNNNNNNNNNNNNNNNNNNNNNNNNNNNNNNNNNNNNNNNNNNNNNNNNNNNNNNNNNNNNNNNNNNNNNNNNNNNNNNNNNNNNNNNNNNNNNNNNNNNNNNNNNNNNNNNNNNNNNNNNNNNNNNNNNNNNNNNNNNNNNNNNNatttaggggtatatatgattcttctatcaaagttcaaggtatattttaatttttttcgtacataaattattttttgacttcttttattataattatttgaatttcttattcttattttgttgttttctttcattccttagtttaaagaataaaaaaattaaactattttttttgtgtgtatagtaattaaatttcgtattcgaagaaaaaatttggtcatctacaataagttttacaagaatattagtgaaacataaataaatttaattatcaaaataataattataaattagtcattgaaacaaaaaaaagtcaacaaatatatatttgacgaggattaaatttactcatatgggattatattttttttaaaaaataataaaaatttaaattaatttttttttcatttccgttagaggaaaagggtatatgtgagccatttgtttacaagtaggggtatatatgagtcactttcataacaagggtaTATCAgttctaaatgacaaagttgaggggtatatcagacccttttcccaaaatatatttatactaaagtaGAACACTCTAATCGAGAGTCAAATAAGCATGATAAATGAATCGattaatctttaattaatatgaatttcatcagtAATTAAGAAACATAGTAGAACATGAATTGTATATGACTAATTTCTTCATGTAGACACAAAAATattctaagaaaaaaataaagtcatAAGAAAgtacatcaaaatatataaaaaggaaatatataatACTTAGGACGGAGAAAAAggagataaaaaagaaaaagaaaaaataactgCACAAACAAAATGATTTGCAAAGTTCATTTTTGCATGATAATCTCAGATCCTCCTCTTGTCATTTACATGAAGATCATGCTAGGCAATTTAGAGCAGTAGCTAGGATGACCTTTGAGTAGATAATTAATTTGCATTAAATTATCAATGATTTTAGTTCATATCAAATTTGTTTAACGgaaaaaatcttcaaatactCATGATTTTTACAGTAAtagagtaattaaatattaatgtgaACTTGATTCATGCATCAATCTAAATgagttatttattaattatttaattatattttataatatttgtttttattattttgatataagggtaaaatgataattcaactttgagctTTGAATCTTcccatttataatataatatgactAGTTTTGGGGGATGCTCGTTTCACATTTTACCCtaataattcacaaaatttcTCCATGCATGATTGTCAAGACCTAGGGGTACACCCTAGATGTAATATGACGCATAGAATCCCAAAGAATTCCATACAAGACATTTAACTCTCATTACAtgagaaatagaaaaataagaGTGAAACAAGATTTCAAAGTCCAaacattttattaatgaaaaaccAAAATTCTAGAGATCTTGTCACATCGTAACACTCTAACCTAATAGAATAAAATTGAGACTAGCCCATACATCGTGTccccaaaaaaatacatgaaacaAACTTGATACAATGAAACTTTATCCTTTGAGGAAAAGAACTCAGCAAAGCTTAGAAatccaaaaaattaaacaattttctatgaaaatgatgacaatgaattaaaacaagaaaagatCAATTAACCCTTAACTTATAGTACACTACCACATGACCATGTGAGGTTGCAAGAATCGTAGTCCCTACCACGAGCTGGGGTTCTCCCTTTGGTTCTTGGAAGAGTGGCTACGGTTCAAACTCTTTCTCGCCTTACGACTAGCTTAGGACCATGACCCTTCCCATGGTTGTTGTAGCCTTCACGAGCTGTCTTTAGGAAGAATCCTTGTTCGGTGCAGAGTATCCTAGATACTGCCTAGACCTCCACGAATCTTTATGATGGTCATGTGAGGTGAGGTAGTGNCCTCCACGAATCTTTGTGATGGTCATGTGAGGTGAGGTAGTGGTTGGTGAAGGCTTCCCAAACTTCCTCCATTTTTGGATGTTGCCCTCTCAATTAGCCCTAGTTTAGCCTTCAAGATTCTGTGGTGTTTCATTATCTCCCTCTTGGGAAAACGTGTCCTCGGGTAAGATTCTAGACATTTCTAACGGAAAAACCTCAAGACTAGCAACCCTTCATGGgttcaacatataaaaatttcCACAACCGAGGAGGAAACATTAACTCCAAGCTAAAAATACTCAAAGTACTATAACGAAAGTAGGTGCAACACCTAACAAACCAAAAtgtaagaaattttaaaattcctcaTCTTTAACAAACCAATATGTAAGAAATTTTAGAATTTCTCATCTTCAAGAAGGCTCTACCTTCTCCAAGCTAAAAGTATGCTAAACACAATTAAGAAtctaaattaatgtatatgaattcaacaaataaaaacatacaaACAATAATGGAAGAAATAAACTATTTGCTTACTAAAGAAttaaatgtaataaattcaaCCATCAACCATTTCAGCAGGGTATTGAATTgtgaaaacaatatttttttgtttatatgaagaaacctttagaaagggacaaaagagaGGATTAATTTTCAGTCATCCTTGCTGAAACTTAACAGAgttaaaaaaagtaacaaaaatagGGGGAAAATTGCAAAAAATTCCATCAATCTCTTGACTTATAGTTAAGATTATGCTCCATGAAAACTTTCAAGACTGAGAAGCTTTGGTCTATCCTTACACTGGATTGTAACAATAGAGTAGTCTTTATCTTACCAATTAAGGACACTCACATTAGGCCTCTCTTTTTCATTCTCCTTCACCAGAAGTACGTTCATAATCTTGGTATGCAAACATTAGTTGGTTATTGTCCTCTCTCGGTATATGAGAGACCCTTGGGATTTCATAATTTATCGCTACATCTAAGTACAATTTACAATAGTTGCTTTATCAAAGACAACTCTTTCGGATCATTAACTTACCTCCCGTTTTCTCACCTAGCTGTTGTTAGGCGTTATGAGTCAGCACATTAACATTAACCACATTGCATTTGAGATTCGTAAGGACAGTGCTCACCTGAGACAATAGTCCCAGTCTACCATTCGGGCTATTGACTCAGTCACGATCATTAGTTGTTCTTGAGATTTTCCTGGTATGATATAAAAAGGAGAAATACTATTCAAAATAACATAACTCGGACACATCAGACACCTCAAATGTATACTCAGacaatttaattttgtacatcATCAAGCAGAAGCACGCAAAAGGTTTGTAGTGATCTCGAGAACATGTTGAGTTTTACCTTCAGCTTGTCCACGCATGTTCTTTCTTTAAGTTGACATAATTACACCCCTGCTTTACGTTTAACTATTATAGCTTCTTAGTGCCGCAATTATTGAAATGTGCACGATacattatatcatatttgtAAGCATTTCTAAAAATGCAAAATGTAATTCCAGGGAACTGAAGTTCATGATAAGTGTGcattttttcatatagttttttttatatttttatttataacttGCTATATCATCCTTTACTCTATTGTTTCACTAAGATGAAACTGTAAAAACTTCTTATTGAAAAAACTAACAActgttaattttagcagaagcctaataaaatagaataacatGTGTTCTGcagtacaaataaatatatatatgctcaCTTGTTTTAGTTCTCACATGCAAATGAACATTTTTAACAACTCAGAAGGGTGTATTGGTATGAGAAATTTTACATCACTAATATCAGAGTTGCGCATGGCTTTCTCGAGATCTCATCACATCCCCAATTACCAAACACAAAAAACCTGTGTGTGAAAGTGAGAGAGAAACAATAGCTGAGATCTCatgaaaatgatattataatttACACATAAAGGAAAATAGAAAATCACTTACAAACTGACAAACCTCTCTAATCATAACAACACTAAATAGAGTCCTCGTAGCCTCTCATATTTCTCGACAAtaatacaaaaacatgaaatataaaattcgAATATAATCAACTGATATCAAGAAGTTAAAGCTAAAGTTATTTCAAGTTATCTAACAGAAAACACATATAAATTTAGCTATTTATCAGGAACATTGaggaaacaacaaaatttaataacCACATACCATCTTTGCCAGTTCATTCCATTTATCCTATTGATGGTTCTCACTACCGAGTGACTGTTTTTGGAACTCTTCAAAAATGACAACGGGTATGTACTGAATTGTCCAAAAGTaatgtatttttgaagaattcgaCACGGATGTGTTAAGTAAGTGAAGAGTCCGCACAACTTAGCCAAGTGACACTAtatactaaaattttcaaattaggAAGATATATTTTTCTACTGGACAATATAAGCACATTGAAGAAAATGAGGAAACAGGCAAATCTAAGTCACATTATATTTCAATCAATACTAATTCAAAAGTCAGGGGACAGAACCAAATCTTAACTGTAGGTAGTTAAGAAGACTcactttttgttgtttttgatgcTATGAATGGTTCGAGTTTAAGACATGCGCTAAGATTGGAACACAATAACTTTTGCTTTCATTTCTTATATGAGTAACAGCTTGTCGAGTTCCTCTAGCAAATCTTGTCTATCCCTCACCAGCATCAACATGTTCTGACATTGCATCATTTGATTTCTTGAATCTTAACCATCctataaaattgtttttatatatcttCACTTTGTCATCTCTATCATATGGTATCTACAAATATTTGGAGTTTTGTATTTGAATGTGTATAATGTATTAtgcatatttatttgattataacTTTAAGTTTTATTGTCAATCAATGCTTCGAGAAGAACATGTATAGGTCCTTTTTTATCCAGTTCCTCCCATccttaaaaaatatcatttaacatATCAAGATTCACATTAATTaagaaaagctaaaaaaaattagtggtgTGTGTCATAAAGAAGAGAGggcaaaacaaataaaatctaAAGTTAAACATGAATGAGTAAATAAAACCCAGTTAGAaacataaaattacaaaattctACAATAAACTATCTAAAAAGCAAAAAATGCACAataaaagaagtagaaaaaaatACCCAACACATTGTGACTATCAAAAATGTAAACTTgcgaaggaaaaaaaaatatagaatgaGAATAATAATAAAGGGAACAAAACCAATTTTCAAGCATCTCTGAGTATGAATCAAACCAAATTAGAAACATCATGAACAAAATCATAGCAAAATcggaaaaatataataaataccaCTGAAGAACTGAAAACAAATATTCATTTGAGATTGATTGATAAAAGTAGGTATATTTATAATCATCACAAACAATAAACGTACACCATTGAAGaggaaaaacatattgaagaaaaaatgttaaaaagacTTAAAAATTTCAGGGCTCAGAAGAGAAAGTAATGGAAGATTCCATGCCGGAATGGTCTggtggacccttatacttgtataaaTTTGTATTCTTAACCATTCTACTTAACAATTTATCAACTGAGCCCTTACACTCAACGAATGTCAGTATTTTAATTCCCCTTGGCGTTGTCTGAGCTTCAAACGCTAAACAAATGTGACACATCGTCATCCACATCAGATTTAAAATGAcacatcattaattttttatttttaagaattttttttctcttctttcctcTTTCATTCTTCTTTAACCATGTCTCCATTTTTTACATTAGAGGTCACCATCACAATCATCATCTTCACCAATAGCACCACTTTCTTATATCACAAAAATCAccattaatttttatgttttcatcattcataaatttctgttataataattattaaaactttgTTCATCACTTGGAACTTCATAAACCTCTTTTCTCCATTAATGCAAATTTTGTCGCCATTAAAATATCTCAATATATCCAAATATTGatttaacaaattatttttacccatcaaaattttcaaatttattaccTCACAAATTTGTAGAATGAGAATAAAAAACTAAGTGACGGACAACATATTAGAAacgaaagagaaaaaatatttttaaggtgTCGCCGCCACACCACCCGATCTGGCCGTCGCCTCTACACAATCACGAAACTACCGCCATCGAAGCCATACCACCATATCTAGACAAGATCTCTTCAATGTTGTAACTAGATCCTCCAACCTAGCCATCACCGCCACACTTTCTTCGACGAGCACCACTACTATCGACCTCTCCCTTTAGAGGTGAATCAACGGAGTCAAGAAGGTTTCAATGTCAAGATATGATGACAAGAGTATAGAAAGATAAACAAAGAATTGGGCATGGAGATGGTTGTTGTTGAAGGTGGAATATTGTGAAGAAGATGTGgtcttcttaattattttttaatttttgtattattttatatttttattaacgttttttaaattgaaatatagtACTCACTCGCCTTAAGGAGCGTGAAATCACACACTTTTACCAACTCATCCATCTTAAAGCCACATAAGTGTGGTCAATGGTCAGAAGGGTCtgataaattgtgttttatggAGTCAAGGATCCAGATGACAAATAGATAAGTAGAAGGTTTCAaaatacaaactgatacaagtaCAAAGGTCCACCAGACCATTTCACCAATTCGAAAATCAAACTATCAAAGGAAAGA
Proteins encoded:
- the LOC107032747 gene encoding agamous-like MADS-box protein AGL80; protein product: MALIVYSPYSDEPKVFPNLVAAINTFQKFKELEALERSKNMVTKEEFTKKRIKKLQKKLLKIRKENRIKEMTNEMHEVLNGKIISIDMNLFYLNDLSYVIKKNLLLIRKIMEKNDGDEGSTSNVPQSTPSITMTSMMSSPIIDPPFTAMTPQMDPLAEIPSVGASIPMDNYQNSTDISQSPSFSDLLNLNDDDFVTLLDDLSLSNASDQDSNPSNNK